TCTTCAGTGGGTTGTGCACAACGTAACTCCCCGCAGTCTATGCGGGCAATGACCTCCTCAATGGCTTGTTGATATTTGGATTCTTTGAGAAGTTCGCGATTCTCCCAGGCTTCTTCTATGAGTTGACGCATGCGGATGGGTTTTGTGGCAAAGATATCTGAATGACGCTAAAGCCTGACCAGCTTATTTTGGTTACTTTGCGGCATGGGCAGAATTGTGGCCATTGACTACGGAAGAAAACGAACGGGTATTGCCGCTACCGATGATCTTCAGCTTATTGCTAGTGGGGTTACCACTGTCAGCAGTCACGATTTACTTGTGTGGTTGGGAAAATACTTTGAACAACATAAAGTAGATACCCTGGTGGTGGGCGACCCGGTTGATTTGCGTGGTAACCCTGCAGAAGTTTCGCCTCAGGTGAATGCTTTTGTAAGGTCTTTTGAGCGCAGGTTTCCCCATGTGAAGGTGGTGCGTGTTGACGAGCGTTTCACCTCCAAAATGGCATCACAGAGTATGCTGC
This sequence is a window from Cryomorphaceae bacterium. Protein-coding genes within it:
- the ruvX gene encoding Holliday junction resolvase RuvX; this translates as MGRIVAIDYGRKRTGIAATDDLQLIASGVTTVSSHDLLVWLGKYFEQHKVDTLVVGDPVDLRGNPAEVSPQVNAFVRSFERRFPHVKVVRVDERFTSKMASQSMLQSGLKKKDRQNKALIDEISATLILQSYLESVGRVG